From one Lycium barbarum isolate Lr01 chromosome 6, ASM1917538v2, whole genome shotgun sequence genomic stretch:
- the LOC132645866 gene encoding uncharacterized protein LOC132645866: MEIEKSQPYGEGGAEAILNAQPNASISIAYHHLFGPHDDLMLLELDEKLLPDILNQRVTLRGQPDEDAVLCSQSKTYAIKFVGTSNSVFLIPPSNLSIELGASPKSSEKDHGNSTVASVIKVVPGSMELVEVAPRLDKLKLLLSENPYSFDEVSQMNTESTHKSRGLYAWNDLIEKVQASDEELCTGLRALSAVEIDGYWRLLDENFVDEILNMLLHNAVLNDWVLIALNEDDVLRVLEADGFPRKIVRHCLEVYGSKLDDETRGSCTWRLEERPVCVHFARVILRGKKMKLERFMEEWRKKVPEGMNASFDVLEGEVLTEKLGIETRIYAFSVSSLPSVPAERFSRLFQEKPKWDGKELQPFIRDLKVPGLSSEGLLLKYTRRSQPSADAEPIFSAR, translated from the exons ATGGAAATAGAAAAATCACAACCTTATGGTGAAGGAGGAGCAGAGGCAATATTAAATGCTCAACCCAACGCATCAATCTCTATTGCTTATCACCATCTCTTTGGTCCTCATGATGATTTAATGCTTCTTGAGCTTGATGAGAAGCTCCTACCTGATATCCTCAATCAAAG AGTAACATTAAGAGGGCAGCCAGATGAAGATGCAGTTCTCTGTAGTCAGTCGAAAACTTATGCCATTAAATTTGTCGGAACTTCTAATTCTGTATTCCTTATACCTCCTTCCAACCTATCAATCGAACTTGGAGCTTCACCAAAATCAAGCGAAAAGGATCATGGCAATTCGACGGTTGCTTCTGTCATTAAAGTCGTACCCGGGAGCATGGAACTTGTCGAGGTTGCTCCTAGATTGGACAAGCTCAAATTGCTTCTCTCAGAAAACCCTTATAGTTTTGATGAAGTGTCACAAATGAATACCGAATCGACCCACAAAAGCAGGGGCTTGTATGCTTGGAATGACCTTATTGAGAAGGTTCAAGCAAGTGACGAGGAGCTGTGCACAGGGTTGCGAGCTCTTTCGGCAGTAGAGATAGATGGATATTGGCGGCTTTTAGATGAGAACTTCGTGGATGAGATTCTGAACATGCTTTTGCATAATGCAGTGCTGAATGACTGGGTTTTAATTGCTCTAAACGAAGATGACGTTTTGCGTGTGCTGGAAGCAGATGGATTTCCTCGCAAAATAGTAAGGCATTGTTTGGAAGTTTATGGAAGTAAGTTGGACGATGAGACTAGAGGAAGCTGTACATGGAGGTTGGAAGAGAGGCCGGTTTGTGTGCATTTCGCTAGAGTAATCCTAAGAGGGAAAAAAATGAAACTTGAAAGATTTATGGAGGAGTGGAGAAAGAAGGTTCCAGAAGGGATGAATGCAAGTTTTGATGTGCTAGAAGGGGAAGTCTTAACCGAAAAGCTCGGGATAGAGACTCGGATTTATGCTTTTAGTGTTTCTTCACTGCCATCTGTACCTGCTGAACGGTTTTCCAGATTATTCCAAGAGAAGCCGAAGTGGGATGGGAAAGAACTGCAGCCATTTATCAG